The Candidatus Woesearchaeota archaeon sequence GCGGACTTTGGCAAGCTCAACAGTGGTCAGTGTTCCCTGATGCCGCTCGACTCGCGCATAGAGAGCCTCATCATTTCTGAGGTCAAGCGCAGGACGCAAAGAACGGGGCTGGGAACGGCCAAGAAGGGGGTAGACTAAAGACGAACCTTCTGTTGGTTGTGCTATCTTAGGAGCTTCTGCAAAATCTCCCATCGGCGCGTTGATAAAAGGAAAAAGCTCTCTCGGCAGAAGTTCAGGAACAACGAGTTCACCCTCATCCTTGAACGGTTCCTTGAAATAAGCACGAAGAGAAGATTCATATGCTGTATACCTTGCGCGTGATACTCTGCCGGTAAATCCAAACGTGTTGTAGCGCCGCGGCCTCGCCTGCACATCAGAAGAGACTATAGTTCTCATCAGCACCGTTGGCTTTGCTTCGAGCGCAAAAGCAAGATCAGAGAGCGTAGTACGATTAGTAGGTCGGTTTGTTTCCATCTCAGCACACAAGGTGTTTAAAAAGCAGGGAGGTATTTAAGCCTTTGCGTTGTTAGAAAAAGAATCCTTGCGCCGCTTGCTCAATTGCTGGAATTTGTTTTTGCATTGAAGCATACAAGCTCCGAAGATCCTGCGTCCAGTCGCCCTGAAAGCCAATCCGGCGCAGCAGTTTTTCAGTAGCGTCGTAGCCGGGAGCGATGAAGACACGGGAACAGTTGAGGTAGAATCGGTTTGTAGGATCAATGATAAGTTCATTACGCCAGTTATTACCTGCCCAAAATTCACGTGCAGACAACGAAAGAGAACACGAGCGCAATTCAAGCGTATCGTCATGGACAATGGCACGGTCATCTTCAAATTGTACACCGATGTGTGCTTTGTATTCGTCATCCGTTCTCTGCAAGTTGAGCCGATCAATCCGCCCAAGGTAGAGCACGGCACGACTGGTGCCAAAACCAACAATGGATGATTGAACCCAAGAATCTCCCCATTGTTTCCAGATAGCATCTTCTCGGATTTGATGGACCACCGCAGTGTACTCGCCGCGCACTGCGGAGACTGCTGCATTAAAAGCAGAAAGTGTTTCGCCGATATCTCGCGCAATGAATTCCATGTCATTCCGGCCATCAACAATCGCCGGTGCAACCGTCGCAACAAGAGTAGGATCCAACAAGAGTTCTATGCCTCCAGACGAGAGTTGTGCAGATTCTGCCATCAATAACTTCTCCCCACATAGACAGCGTGCTTTCCTGCTTTGCCGCACAGCGCGCAGTTGCCCTGTGCGGGAATTGTCCCTTTACTGCTGTCGTTGTCAATGTAGGGAATGCACAGTATTTTTGCAGCGGATTCCTTGCCGAATTTTTCTTCACAGGCAGCGCTTCCGCACCATGAGCATTCAACCATTTTTTTTGCGTCAATTGCTTTTTTCAGTTCGCTGGCTGTTTTTGCCATGACAATGCTGTTTTTCAGGAACGTGCGCGCGGTTTCATAGAGATTGAGTTGGATGTCATGCAGTGTTTTTGTAACAGCGACATCGAGATCTTTCAGTTTCACAAATTCTTTTTTTCCCGTGTCTCGGCGCACGAGCACCGCTTGTTGTTTGTCAATATCTTTCGGCCCAACTTCGATGCGCAGGGGAATGCCCTTGAGTTCCCACTCATTGAATTTCCAGCCGGCACTGCATTCGTCGCGGTCATCAAGATGCACAACGTGGCCGTCTTTTTCCAGTTCTTTTTTTATTTTTTCACAGGCCGCAAGCACTTTTGTTTTGGTGTCGTCAAAAATAATGGGAACAATGACCACATGAACAGGCGCAACAGCCGGCGGCATGACCAGTCCTTTGTCGTCGCCGTGCATCAATATCATCGCGCCGATGGAACGTATGGAATAACCCCACGAATTTTGCCAGATGTTTGACCGCTGCTCTTTCTCATCCAAAAATGTGATGTCAAACGCTTTTGAAAAATTCTGCCCCAAAAAGTGGCTCGTGCACCCCTGAATCGCCTTGCCGCTGGGCAGGAAAATTTCCAAGGTAGTGGTCATGTCGGCCCCTGCAAACTTTTCGCTGTCGGTTTTGACGCCTTTGATGACGGGAATCGCGTAGAGCTCGCGATACGTTTGTTCGTAAATGTCAAGAATGGTGAGCACTTCTTTCAGCGCGTCTTCTTTGTTCTTGTGCGCGGTGTGGCCTTCCTGCCACAAAAATTCGCGGGCTCTGATAAATGGGACTGGATTTTTGAATTCCCAGCGCACGACGTTGTTCCACTGGTTCAACAACAGCGGGAGGTCGCGGTGGCTGCGTATCCATTTTTTGTACGCTGCGTACATTATTGTTTCTGATGTCGGACGGATGGCGAGGCGTTCCGCAAGTTTGGTCTCGCCACTGTGCGTGACCCATGCAACTTCGGGCGTGAAGCCGGCGACGTGCTTTGCTTCGGTCTGCAGAAGTTTTTCAGGGATAAAGAGTGGAAAATAGGAATTCTTGACGCCGAGCGCAGCGAAGTGCTTGTTCATAAATACCTGCACTTTTTCCCAGATGGAGTATGATGCCGGCTTGTAGATGTAACAGCCGGAGACATCGGTGTAATCAATGAGGTCTGCTTTAGTAAGAACTTGGCTGTACCATTCGCCGCTATCATCGGCTTTCTTGACGGTGATGCCGACGGTTTGCTCCTTTTGTTTTGGCTGTTCTTTTTTGGACATGAAATACACCTTGGGGGTATTGAAATAAACGAGCCTGCCCGAAACAATCTTTTTTTGCTCCGCAAAAAAAGCTTGGGCAACGAGTTTCCTCCTCCGGAGGAAACAACGCTACGCACGAATACGAGGTACGACCCTACGACCCACGAATTACGAAACGAGCCTGCCCGGATTCGAACCGGGGTCTGCGGGTCCGAAGCCCGCCATCCTATCCAGGCTAGACTACAGGCCCAGTACTGCGTAAGAAAGAATGATTTTGTATAAAAAGGTTTGTGAAATTATTTCTTCCTCATCAGTATCTCCACAATCGACACGCGTATGTCCTTGCCGTCCTGATTCTTAAAAGATTCAGAATCAATGCGAATGTTGCTCACTTCCACTTGGTTTTGGAGAAATCGTTTTGAGACAACTTCGGCGACGTCAACGGCACTGGAAATAAATTTGCCGCGTGCTTTGATGCATACTTCACGCGCGTTCTTGCCGGTAAACTGCATCACCACGCTGGTGACATAGTTCATGAACGGTTTGGTGCCAATAAAAACAGTCGTGTCTCGTGAATCGCGCTCAACCATCAGCCACCCCCGCGGTGCAGGATAGGATTATGCCAAGTCTTGATTTTTCTTGACAAGGCGAGTGAGATACCCTGCAATAGTATTGCGCAGTTTCTTAGAAGCATCAGGGATGAATTCGTTCACGCGCAGTTTGTTAGTATCGAAATCCGTTGAAAACTTTCCGCTGAATTTGCGAAGCAATTCATACGTCTTTCGCTTGACCAGTTGTGTCTTAATGCGTCCCATAATTATCGAGAGAATAGCCAAGAATTTATAAAGCTTTGGTATGGCGATGGCAGGGCAAAGATGAGTAGCTGATTCATCAGCGAAAACTTTATATATACCGGCGTTATTTCATTTTCCAGTAGTTTATCACAATCAATTCATGTTGGGAAGGGTTCGTGTGTGATGGAATTTCACAACCCAGATACAGCCTAAAAAAGTGGAGGGTTAGACCATGAAAGGTTTTTTCATGCGACTGAAAGATATGATGAAGCCTTCTTCTCCTCAGACTATGAATATGCCTGATGAAGATGAGGGGTATGTAGAACTTTCTACTGATTCTGGAGAACATGGTCAGTCAAAAGTCACGGTGCGCCCGTTTGTGCTCGAAGATTTTGCCGGCACCAAAAACGTGCTTGATTCTCTGCGCGAAGGATATACTATTGCGCTCGTCAACATCAAGCCGCTCAAGGATTCGGACATTGTCGAGCTGAAGCGCGCGATCAACAAGCTCAAGAAAACATGCGATGCGATTGATGGTGACATTGCCGGCTTTGGCGAAGACTGGATTTGTGTCACGCCTTCGTTCGCCCGCATCCACCGCGAGACGCGGTCTGCTCCTGCAAATGCAAATCAGCAGCAGACTCGTGAAGAAGAATACGAATCTTATTAATTTATTAATCTTTTTTTGTTTTAATAACTTTTCGGTTTTTCACAATCTTTATATATCTTTCTTAGCGTATCAAAATGAATGGCTGACGAAAAAGAAGAAAAACAAAAACCCGCAGAAGAAAAAGAAGCGCCTGCTTTTGTCAAGGGAGAGCCGTGTCCATTCTGCCACGAAAAAGCGCTGATACTCACGGAGCGCGAAACAGAAGTGCCGTACTTCGGCAAGATTTTCATGTTCTCGATGTCCTGCGGCGCGTGCAAGTACCACAAGTCAGACGTCGAAAGTGTTGAGGCAAAAGAGCCGTGCAAATACTTGTTTGAAATTTCTTCTGAAGAGGATATGAAAGTGCGCGTGGTGCGCAGCTCGCAAGCGACCATCAAAATTCCTCACATTACAACCATCACGCCAGGGCCGGCGTCGAATGGGTACGTTACGAATATTGAAGGGATTTTGAATCGGGTGAAAGTGCAGATCGAAAGACTACGCGACGACGAGGAAGATGAAGAGTTAAAAAAGAAAGCAAAGAACATGCTCAAAAAATTAACCCGCGTCATGTGGGGACAGGAAAAATTAACCATCACGATTGAAGACCCGACGGGCAACAGCGCAATTATTTCTGACAAGACGGAAAAGAAGAAACTTTAAACCATCTTTCCCAAGACATCGGCTTTGGTAATCAGCCCAACGAGTTTTCCCTTTGAC is a genomic window containing:
- a CDS encoding ZPR1 zinc finger domain-containing protein, with product MADEKEEKQKPAEEKEAPAFVKGEPCPFCHEKALILTERETEVPYFGKIFMFSMSCGACKYHKSDVESVEAKEPCKYLFEISSEEDMKVRVVRSSQATIKIPHITTITPGPASNGYVTNIEGILNRVKVQIERLRDDEEDEELKKKAKNMLKKLTRVMWGQEKLTITIEDPTGNSAIISDKTEKKKL
- a CDS encoding 30S ribosomal protein S17e; its protein translation is MGRIKTQLVKRKTYELLRKFSGKFSTDFDTNKLRVNEFIPDASKKLRNTIAGYLTRLVKKNQDLA
- the albA gene encoding DNA-binding protein Alba, which encodes MVERDSRDTTVFIGTKPFMNYVTSVVMQFTGKNAREVCIKARGKFISSAVDVAEVVSKRFLQNQVEVSNIRIDSESFKNQDGKDIRVSIVEILMRKK
- the proS gene encoding proline--tRNA ligase, which produces MSKKEQPKQKEQTVGITVKKADDSGEWYSQVLTKADLIDYTDVSGCYIYKPASYSIWEKVQVFMNKHFAALGVKNSYFPLFIPEKLLQTEAKHVAGFTPEVAWVTHSGETKLAERLAIRPTSETIMYAAYKKWIRSHRDLPLLLNQWNNVVRWEFKNPVPFIRAREFLWQEGHTAHKNKEDALKEVLTILDIYEQTYRELYAIPVIKGVKTDSEKFAGADMTTTLEIFLPSGKAIQGCTSHFLGQNFSKAFDITFLDEKEQRSNIWQNSWGYSIRSIGAMILMHGDDKGLVMPPAVAPVHVVIVPIIFDDTKTKVLAACEKIKKELEKDGHVVHLDDRDECSAGWKFNEWELKGIPLRIEVGPKDIDKQQAVLVRRDTGKKEFVKLKDLDVAVTKTLHDIQLNLYETARTFLKNSIVMAKTASELKKAIDAKKMVECSWCGSAACEEKFGKESAAKILCIPYIDNDSSKGTIPAQGNCALCGKAGKHAVYVGRSY
- a CDS encoding cell division protein SepF produces the protein MRLKDMMKPSSPQTMNMPDEDEGYVELSTDSGEHGQSKVTVRPFVLEDFAGTKNVLDSLREGYTIALVNIKPLKDSDIVELKRAINKLKKTCDAIDGDIAGFGEDWICVTPSFARIHRETRSAPANANQQQTREEEYESY